The region ggCTCGAAAAATCATTAAACAACAGATTCATCTAAACTAGTTCTAACGTATTATGACATGATATGTTCCACTGTCAAAATCCGAAGTTCGACCACAGGTTGCTATTACAAAATCCCGTAGGAACCAGATAATGATCAGTACAAGCACAATGCCATGAACTTTCAATGGGTTTCTCATCAGTTCGGTTCGGTTATGGAAGACATATTATCAGACCCTGTTAAAGTATAACTAAGCTGAAAAGTTAGGCAGCAGAGAGTTAAGCAGTTAGCTTGTACAGTTAGTTTGTTTAGTTGTTAGATTTTCTGTTAACAGCAGTTGAGGATTGATGTATTAGTATAAGTATGTAGTTTTAGCAGAAAATCAAGGTCATGTGAatcattcataaaattcaaaaattgtttcttcaaatttcagatttgttctCTTCCTTTTTTACAAAAACCTTCTTTTAGTATTTCTTTCAGACCCTTTCAGTTTTTCTAGAAGATATCCTGGTGAACCCTGTTTCTCGTTAATGTGTGCTTTAAATTTTATCCAagtctatttatatttttaaatgaaattaggccttaccattattaaaaaaataaaataaaaatatagcatatattgaacaTGAAAACAAGTTAAACCAGGTTCAAAGCTCAAgcccgacccatattttaaatgggttTATATTCCTTATAAAAACTCATTATTCAAATTTactatttttgtccaaatcttttcaaattttggaCAAATCACCAAAACTTTGAACAAGTCTTATCGTGAAAAGTTTAAGACATGAAATAACCATTAAAGCTGACAGTTCTTACctgaaatcaaaattttatccgAATTAATCTGAACCCAAATTCAACTCAACTCAATTGGATCATACAAAAATTAACTCAAAACCAAATTAACATAACTCTGAAGTGAACTGTGTCCCTAACGATCTAAAACCACACCCAATAAATAAACCTCAGAACCCAAATTAAAAACAACTGAAAGCTAAGATCGAAATCATCTAAACCCAAAACTAATCCACACCGAAATCACCCTAAAACGTTGAAGCAAAATGGACCCAATTCATAGAAACCCAACGTACAACTTGCTAAATTGACAGGTTAATAAGATCCATAGTAACTAGAGACAATGTTGAAATGTATTTCTAGATTGAATGTCAGCTAGGACAAATTAtcttagaaaataaaaatcatcTAGCATATTAGATTTGGGGTTGTCCATAGATTAAGGTTCAGGGTTAACAGCATCTCAACCAAGCCCGGTATTGCACAGTAAAAACTTCAAATTCATTAATTTCCCCCTATAAATTGCCAAAACAACCCAGTTCACAGAAGAAAAACTTGGTACATGTAAAAAAACTGGAAAGCAGGGACACATAGTAATGTCCCTGCTCTCTCTTGCACGAAAGTAGTCTCGAAACAAGATATCACCAAATTAGAACGAATTACATTCACAATTAACCGCTAAATACAATCTCTGGCCAAGTTTTATGCAGAGTCATCCTCTTGATTCGCTCCGTCTGACTTTTGCTTTGGTGGGGCTAAAGGGGATGGAGAGCCCTCCATTCCCATCTCTGCTTTTAGGTCATTGATGCTCTGCTCCAGCTCATTTATACGGTCTCCCATTTCATCTAGTGCTTTGAAGTTAAGTAAACGATAGATGTCACACAATTCAGAGTAATACTAAAGTAACTAATTAACTATTTCTATTTCAATTAATGCTATGATACCGCGAAATGTAACAAAGGGTCTAACTTATTTCATACTCAACCGGCAAAACACCATCACGTAAAGCTTAACCTCATAGTCCAAGATTTCCCAACAAGTTGACAAATTTGATGCTAAAGTATAGATTACTTTAGACAATTCAACCTATTCATACAACAATACAATGaaaaggctaaacaaagaaatatAAGACAACCTTTTCTACGAAATTATCATCTAAGTAATGAAGCAACTCAATGACACttcatatattcaacaatttctATCTTACAAAAAGAACATGTTccaatgaaatttaaaaatatacgaAAAGGATATTCTTTGTGATGATGGACTCCGACATTGTTTGAAACCTGGATTGCTGCAAATGAAATATTTGTCAATTACTGAGttatattcaaaaaattatagaatGGGTCCAGTTATAACTCACCATTTGTTGAAGAAGATTTTGcacctaaaaaaaaaaacaatcagtcAAAGAAATCGTTAactaaatccctaaaataaacgACCTCGAGAAGCACAGCAaataatttctataattatacTCATTCACTAGGATTGATCGACTTCGCAACCTAAAAGTCGAGACTATAAGAAAACTAGCAATGGATATGCCCTCAAGGTACTAGCAAAACAGCCTACATTAAAAGCAGGTTATTGTTACATGCTATAAAACAGGGTTGAGTAAACTCACGAAAACAGACATATCAGCAGTGCTTTGCTTTGAGTCTTCCAAATTATGCCCGTCCTGCGAAAATGTGTACCAGTCAGCCCATACCACACAGCATTAGTATATGTCAAGCTACACAAAGCTAACCCCTAATTTCAGATTTCAAATCAAATCATCGAATACCTCGAAGTTATAACCCTCTAATCCACTTAAACCGaatcatcattttttttatttaatatgaattttCGAGTTGTATGACAGtaaataaaaaggtttgggtctCAAAACAAGTAAAACCTTTAAAAAAACGTCAAAAAGAGAAACTGCGCAAACATTCATGAATAGGCAGAGAAAATAAAACCCAAACCCCAGCACTGCAAGTAAAACCCCTTTTTTTTCAACACGAAATTTCCAATCATTTGCTTTAGAGATGAAGCTGAAGAGcatggtttttttttatataaaaaaaacattaaaggtTGACGAGGTTTTAGAGATAGCGGATCTAAAACCAAGTCGAAAAATAACGCTCATTGCAGGAAATCCTTCATCAATCGTGATGCGATTCCAGATCGGAGATGAAAAGAATTGAAGCAAATGATAGGTAATAAGGTTACCAGTTTCTAAAgttcaaaaagaaagaaggaaagcaAAGTTTACCATTGATTGGCAGTGAATCTTGGATTGTTGTTTCCCGCTGGTTCGTTAAACCGTAGCTTCAATTCGAAAACTTGAATTGCGTTGAGATtgagggaaaattttagaattgatCGCTGCTTTTTATAAAGGTGGAGGGTAGTGTTCCTTTTTCATCCGGCCCTACACCATTTATTTACCTATATGCCACTatctagctttttttttttttaaatggctataatgatagaattgattatttatgttatttatatggtCTAATCTTTCCACTTTTGAAATTTagcttttactttatttttaatcttCTGAATTTATTCTCTTcactcttttttatttaataattaaaattcaattgataatactttattaaggattttcattaaattagattatacaaatatttttactCAAGTGGCTAATGTTATAAGTGTAGAAggttcaataaataaataaaaaggttgaATATGGGATTGTaagattattcatcattaatTTAGAGAAGCATGGTGAAAGTATGTACCTTTttccttttatctttttttttatatgattttcctGTGGTTTTATATTGGCCACATAAGCAAAATGccaaataaccaaataaaaatgctaaatatGGGGTTGTAAGGATTTCAATTCTAAATATAAGGTTGGAAGGTTCTCCAACATTGTTCCAAAGAAGTAGATTGGAAgtcaatactttttttttcttttggcttACACGACGCTTTGTCACGGGGTTAGAATTTTAGTTTGGCAAACCACGTGGCCTTAGGCAATGTTTCTGCTTCAAATCTGCCTAAAGTCAGCCTAACTTTCAAAAATTAGAATTTACAAAAGAATTTCTCTAAGGCACCTAAATAAACTGCAAGCAAATCTAAAACAAAGGAGCAACGAAAGCACTAGAAAAGCCACAATAAAGCAACGCACATAAGGATAAGAACATGGATTTCCACCTAACTAATATATGAACCTAATTCTTTAGgcattcacacatactaattaTCGTTTAACGTTTGATCATCATTCTAGCTTAAGTAGAGATTCGTaggaagttacttaactagaagatcttgagtgtataaccatcaactcaatgTCTATCGCATCATGTACACAAATAAGTCATCGTTGGACAATCTCACCGAGTGACATGTGACTAATTGTCCTCTTTAAAAAAACTTCTTATTATATCGCATGATAATATCTACAACGTGATCTGCCACCTATCATATGATTACAagataatttttctttcttttaagaaACCTCTTCAGTGAAATCCACATGACAATCCTACTGTTAGGTAGTTAAATTAGTGTTGGGATTGactcgattaagcaacgaacaagtaaaaaaatagcggaaaaattgataaattgaacacacaaatttaacgtggaaaaacccctccaaagaggattaaaaaccacgggcaaagattattttactataatggaaaaagaacgaagagtacaaaaagatgtggataaaaactaaaccccgaaaacaaataaccctcaaaacgtaaatacaaaattctccaaaagtgttatgagttctaatattttaaaGGGTGTATTTCCTAATGTTGTAAAAGAGTTTATTTAaaggctaaattcgtaggtcaaaataataataaaattatttagacAAATCAAAGTtcgactaaaataaataaatagagtttgACTGGAAGATCATCTCtcaaatttaattgaaatatgaggcatactcaacaaatctccacattgGCTCGTATTTCTACAATGCCATCTTTGTCAAAGCTCGTCATAGGACTATTATAAACTATGTaaggaattaactgagtcgaatctgtgcttaaaagctagaagacttctagccttcgacttgtgtattgccaaatcaaaactaacctgaGTCTAATTTttacgaacacagtgccctaacttttcaaaatctgcatccaaaagagaacctttcATCAACGAAATAATCATACCTTTTTCCTT is a window of Gossypium hirsutum isolate 1008001.06 chromosome D08, Gossypium_hirsutum_v2.1, whole genome shotgun sequence DNA encoding:
- the LOC107910141 gene encoding heat shock factor-binding protein; amino-acid sequence: MDGHNLEDSKQSTADMSVFVQNLLQQMQSRFQTMSESIITKIDEMGDRINELEQSINDLKAEMGMEGSPSPLAPPKQKSDGANQEDDSA